In one Leishmania mexicana MHOM/GT/2001/U1103 complete genome, chromosome 19 genomic region, the following are encoded:
- a CDS encoding putative kinesin, which produces MRSEAYESPAATKANAMKVYIRVRPFSEREIAQKVAPHSTVRIDAENPSVITILEPARGFRPLSTHIFNRCFWSVFENAKDGTEGDHTDIRNGVDAFLNGGMNSARRSRAQSLVTGQPVVNSVRRGTGAGLEPEGMETVGETAAYDGAGSAPVMVDANVSHPPYAGQDQVYTHVGKPIVGNTLDGYNGCVFAYGQTGSGKTFTMLGYAPSTSDIRARKGSTACGASSMENSAPLDGAVEPFESDDGDDVVDKTGLDPNELQGIIPRACTDLFDGLRAKRAKDSDFTYRVEVSYYEIYNEKVFDLIRPQRNTDLRIRNSPSSGPFIEGLTWKVVSKEEDVARVIRKGMQERHTAATKFNDRSSRSHAILTFNIVQLSMDDSDNAFQMRSKLNLVDLAGSERTGAAGAEGNEFHDGVKINQSLTVLGRVIDRLADLSQNKGGGLSIPYRDSNLTWVLSDSIGGNSQTSMIATVSPHSINYEEMRQTIRYASRAKNIINWVKKNEDPQVVLIRELREQVVDLEQRLKEAGGSNYTNEYVQGLEKKLHQLEKKCADQERIIAGLRAQLEFAGIADPTVAEGYLDPATRAKEDQHRAKAEESMRKQLDKAQIAIAELKAELEHRGAAIEPEALKVMKEKLQKQDAQLLLLATEVSLHRRLRSHFDNIDTVMELVKDKEALLLRACNGVLIANNESAAMLGKMLSEREDDLRNTKRLHEEELATQAERFCERLKEALDEGAVQQQQLLDRHREAVAQLEGRLQRSHEINEMERKRNDKEKEELRQRVQLAQERMRNEYQQEIERLRARVEGDIGDRYKSGDAVRQLQAMHEREMERLRDEINLLKRSKDSDCARLHNQLENERLRRESDLMEKDRQMRLLRNEVDDAKRTMDKLNDEKSSMEKEYQGQIRDLMLQQEQLLNVSNAVLSGWENKSSALEADLHKMRALVYDKDYMHFRQNIRGLAFMERVDFDEKLKELDDKERLQEARIRQIISKARRAYDEQNRSLKRFEQDIKDRIGRAKASDGSSDTSLRPEDLPSP; this is translated from the coding sequence ATGCGCAGTGAGGCTTATGAGTCTCCAGCAGCCACGAAGGCAAATGCCATGAAGGTGTACATCCGTGTGCGCCCCTTCAGCGAGCGTGAAATCGCGCAAAAGGTGGCGCCGCACAGCACCGTGCGCATCGACGCCGAGAACCCGAGCGTCATCACCATCCTCGAGCCGGCGCGCGGCTTTCGCCCCCTGTCGACCCATATCTTCAACCGCTGCTTCTGGTCCGTCTTTGAGAACGCAAAGGACGGCACTGAGGGCGATCACACCGACATTCGCAACGGCGTCGACGCCTTCCTCAACGGTGGCATGAACTCCGCTCGCCGCTCTCGGGCGCAGTCGCTGGTGACGGGGCAGCCGGTGGTGAATTCCGTCCgacgcggcaccggcgcagGGCTCGAGCCCGAAGGAATGGAGACCGTTGGCGAGACCGCCGCCtacgacggcgccggctcGGCGCCAGTGATGGTGGACGCCAATGTGAGCCACCCTCCGTACGCGGGGCAGGACCAAGTGTACACGCACGTCGGCAAGCCCATCGTGGGCAACACCCTCGACGGATACAACGGGTGCGTGTTCGCCTACGGGCAGACGGGTAGCGGCAAGACCTTCACGATGCTGGGCTACGCGCCGAGCACGAGCGACATTCGCGCTCGCAAAGGGTCCACCGCCTGCGGGGCCAGCAGCATGGAGAACAGCGCCCCTCTTGACGGCGCGGTGGAGCCGTTTGAGagcgatgacggcgacgacgtggTGGACAAGACGGGGCTAGATCCGAACGAGCTGCAAGGCATCATcccgcgcgcgtgcacggaCCTGTTCGACGGCCTCCGTGCGAAGCGCGCCAAGGACTCCGACTTCACGTACCGCGTGGAGGTGTCGTACTACGAGATCTACAACGAGAAGGTGTTCGATCTCATCCGGCCGCAGCGCAACACGGACCTGAGGATCCGTAACTCGCCCAGCTCCGGCCCGTTCATCGAAGGCTTGACGTGGAAGGTGGTGTCCAAGGAGGAAGACGTCGCCCGCGTGATTCGCAAGGGCATGCAGGAGCGCCACACGGCTGCGACCAAGTTCAacgaccgcagcagccgcagccacgcCATCCTCACCTTCAACATTGTGCAGCTGTCGATGGACGACTCCGACAACGCGTTCCAGATGCGCAGCAAGCTGAACCTGGTGGACCTCGCGGGGTCTGagcgcaccggcgcggccGGAGCCGAGGGCAATGAGTTCCACGACGGCGTGAAGATCAACCAGtcgctgacggtgctgggGCGCGTGATCGACCGTCTGGCGGACCTCTCGCAGAACAAGGGAGGGGGCCTCAGCATTCCGTACCGCGATTCGAACCTGACGTGGGTGCTGAGCGACTCGATCGGCGGCAACAGTCAGACCTCGATGATTGCCACCGTCTCGCCACACTCGATCAACTACGAGGAGATGCGACAGACGATCCGGTATGCGTCACGCGCAAAGAACATTATTAACTGGGTAAAGAAAAACGAGGATCCGCAGGTGGTACTCATccgcgagctgcgcgagcaaGTGGTGGACCTGGAGCAGCGTCTAAAGGAGGCGGGTGGCAGCAACTACACGAACGAGTACGTGCAAGGGTTGGAGAAGAAACTCCACCAATTAGAGAAGAAGTGCGCTGATCAGGAGCGCATCATAGCGGGTCTCCGGGCGCAGCTGGAGTTCGCCGGTATTGCGGACCCGACCGTCGCTGAGGGCTATCTGGACCCTGCGACCCGCGCCAAGGAGGATCAGCATAGGGCGAAAGCGGAGGAGAGCATGCGCAAGCAGCTCGACAAGGCGCAGATAGCCATTGCCGAATTGAAGGCTGAGCTGGAGCACCGCGGTGCGGCGATCGAGCCGGAGGCCCTCAAAGTGATGAAGGAAAAGCTACAGAAGCAGGATGCGCAACTGCTTCTCCTCGCCACTGAGGTCTccctgcaccgccgtctgAGGTCTCACTTTGACAACATAGACACGGTTATGGAGCTTGTAAAGGacaaggaggcgctgctcctgcgcgCCTGCAACGGCGTTCTCATCGCCAACAACGAGTCGGCCGCCATGCTGGGGAAGATGCTAAGTGAGCGCGAGGACGACTTGCGCAACACGAAGCGGCtccacgaggaggagctcgcgACGCAGGCGGAGCGATTCTGCGAGCGGCTGAAGGAAGCCCTGGACGAGggcgcagtgcagcagcagcagcttcttgACCGCCACCGTGAggccgtcgcgcagctggaggggcGCCTGCAACGCAGCCACGAGATTAATGAGATGGAGCGCAAGCGCAACGAtaaggagaaggaggagctCCGGCAGCGAGTGCAGCTTGCGCAGGAGCGAATGCGCAACGAGTATCAGCAGGAAAtcgagcggctgcgcgccagAGTGGAGGGCGACATCGGGGACCGATACAAGTCCGGAGACGCGGTGCGCCAGCTTCAGGCGATGCACGAGCGCGAGATGGAGCGCCTGAGGGACGAGATAAACCTCCTAAAGCGCAGCAAGGATAGCGACTGTGCTCGTCTGCATAATCAGCTGGAGAACGAGCGTCTGCGCCGCGAGTCGGATCTTATGGAGAAGGACCGCCagatgcggctgctgcgcaacgaGGTCGATGACGCGAAGCGAACGATGGACAAGCTGAACGACGAGAAGAGCAGTATGGAAAAGGAGTACCAGGGTCAGATCCGCGACCTgatgctgcagcaggagcagctccTGAACGTGAGCAACGCTGTTCTCTCCGGCTGGGAGAACAAGTCgtcggcgctggaggcggatCTGCACAAGATGCGCGCGCTTGTGTACGACAAGGACTACATGCACTTTCGGCAGAACATCCGAGGCCTGGCCTTCATGGAGCGCGTCGACTTTGATGAAAAGCTGAAGGAACTGGACGAcaaggagcggctgcaggaggcaCGCATTCGTCAGATTATCTCCAAGGCACGCCGCGCGTATGATGAGCAGAACCGTAGCCTGAAGCGGTTCGAACAGGACATCAAGGACCGGATCGGCCGTGCCAAGGCGAGCGATGGTAGCAGTGACACCTCGCTGCGACCAGAagacctcccctccccataA